A window of Acidiferrobacterales bacterium contains these coding sequences:
- a CDS encoding TIGR04283 family arsenosugar biosynthesis glycosyltransferase, with protein sequence MSHPTEPFQHQTVSIVVPVRNEPPQVLRQINALVNLQCVVEVIVVDASERRLQSALAEILDPSITLIRTETAGRAAQMNLGSSHASGQILWFLHSDSTVPADAATTISNSVTDSCPWGRFDVQFRSSASLMRLVAKMMNLRSALTNICTGDQAIFVDRAVFAQVGSFPQIAIMEDVALSRKLKSTGSMVRIRTPIQTSARRWESCGHLRTIVLMWMMRLLYWAGVSPDRLARLYRQVR encoded by the coding sequence GTGTCGCATCCGACCGAGCCGTTTCAGCATCAGACCGTATCAATCGTCGTCCCGGTACGTAACGAACCGCCACAAGTCCTGCGACAGATCAACGCCCTGGTCAATCTGCAATGCGTTGTGGAAGTCATCGTCGTCGATGCCAGTGAACGTCGACTGCAGTCCGCCTTGGCCGAAATTCTGGATCCGTCGATTACCCTGATCCGAACTGAAACTGCGGGTCGCGCCGCCCAGATGAATCTCGGAAGTTCGCACGCCTCGGGCCAGATCCTGTGGTTTTTGCATTCCGATTCAACAGTGCCTGCCGACGCGGCAACGACGATTTCCAATTCCGTGACCGACAGTTGTCCCTGGGGTCGATTCGATGTGCAGTTCCGCAGTTCAGCTTCATTGATGCGACTGGTGGCCAAAATGATGAACCTGCGATCCGCACTGACCAATATCTGCACAGGTGACCAGGCCATCTTTGTGGATCGAGCCGTTTTCGCGCAGGTGGGCAGCTTTCCGCAAATCGCCATCATGGAAGATGTAGCCCTGTCGCGAAAGTTGAAGTCGACCGGTTCGATGGTGAGAATCCGCACACCGATCCAGACATCAGCCCGACGATGGGAAAGTTGTGGTCATCTTCGCACCATCGTGCTGATGTGGATGATGCGGCTGCTTTACTGGGCCGGGGTCTCACCGGACAGACTGGCCAGATTGTACAGGCAGGTGCGATGA